Proteins found in one Pontibacter sp. SGAir0037 genomic segment:
- a CDS encoding glycosyltransferase family 4 protein, which produces MRILLVHNHYKISAGEDTVFYAEAALMEEHGHQVEMLTLSNNDVNTISEKLGAALGVVYNTKSAKLVEEKLLTYKPDVVHVHNFFPLISPAVFYVVQKHQVPVVMTLHNFRLICPSSYLHYNGQVHMENIHKVFPWKAIRDKAYRNSFTETASVVLATGVHKLLGTWRERVDRFIALTPGASELFLNSSLKLSPQQLVVKPNFTADLGLGAGSRAPYFLYVGRLSPEKGVETLLRAAADYPFKLKIIGDGSLKYMVEEYAGRFANIEYLGYQKRDRVVQELKLSTALIFPSEWPEMFGMSVIEAFSTGTPVIASKIGGGEQLVQDGVNGFHYSPGKAEELVAKVKLLEQDNTLWNQFSKNARNSYEDNYTAEVNYQLLLRIYEDVIRNRKTRVQSQTAVGEPLST; this is translated from the coding sequence ATGCGCATTCTTTTAGTTCATAACCACTACAAAATATCAGCAGGAGAAGATACCGTTTTCTATGCCGAAGCAGCTTTAATGGAAGAGCACGGGCACCAGGTCGAAATGCTCACGCTCAGCAACAACGATGTGAATACGATATCGGAGAAACTGGGAGCAGCCCTGGGAGTGGTGTACAATACCAAAAGTGCCAAGCTGGTGGAAGAGAAGCTGCTGACTTATAAGCCGGATGTAGTGCATGTGCATAATTTTTTTCCGCTTATTTCTCCGGCGGTTTTTTATGTTGTCCAAAAGCATCAGGTGCCGGTTGTAATGACTTTGCACAACTTCCGGCTGATTTGCCCAAGCTCCTATCTGCACTACAACGGGCAGGTGCATATGGAGAATATTCATAAGGTTTTCCCCTGGAAAGCGATACGGGATAAAGCCTACCGGAATTCTTTTACAGAAACAGCTTCTGTTGTGCTTGCCACAGGGGTGCATAAACTGCTGGGCACCTGGCGGGAGAGGGTAGATCGTTTTATTGCGCTCACACCAGGGGCGTCTGAGCTGTTCCTGAACTCATCGCTGAAGCTAAGCCCGCAGCAGTTGGTTGTAAAGCCTAATTTTACTGCTGATTTAGGCTTAGGTGCAGGTAGCAGAGCGCCTTACTTTCTGTATGTTGGCCGTTTATCACCGGAAAAGGGCGTAGAAACACTGTTGAGAGCAGCTGCTGATTATCCATTTAAACTGAAGATTATCGGCGACGGATCCTTAAAGTATATGGTAGAAGAATATGCCGGGAGGTTTGCCAATATTGAGTATCTGGGGTATCAGAAGCGGGATAGGGTAGTGCAGGAATTAAAGCTTTCTACGGCTCTGATCTTTCCTTCGGAGTGGCCTGAAATGTTTGGAATGTCTGTGATAGAAGCTTTTTCTACCGGCACGCCTGTTATAGCTTCTAAAATAGGCGGAGGGGAGCAACTGGTGCAGGATGGTGTGAATGGCTTCCATTATAGCCCGGGAAAGGCAGAAGAATTGGTTGCCAAAGTTAAGCTGTTAGAGCAGGATAATACTTTATGGAACCAGTTTAGCAAGAATGCCCGGAACAGTTACGAAGATAACTACACAGCTGAAGTAAACTACCAGCTGTTACTGCGTATTTACGAAGATGTGATCAGAAACAGGAAAACACGTGTGCAGTCGCAGACAGCTGTAGGGGAACCTTTAAGCACTTGA
- a CDS encoding sugar phosphate nucleotidyltransferase → MRKDVIGLVPAAGMGTRLSPLPFSKELYPIGFERSREDSTKEYPKVVSAYLLEQMRAAGAENIYFIIRKGKWDIPNYFGDGSRLNLNLAYLIMQQPYGAPFSLDQAYNFVRGKTVVFGFPDILIEPQDAFTQLLAHQHQTNADVVLGVHQVEHPHKWDMVALTETGEVTTILPKPEKSDLSHAWAFACWGELFTDFMHQYLYELLARQRNTEASFEVSVGEVIQAAIDNGLRVQSVCFHGYSCLDVGTPEDLKKAIQAHTH, encoded by the coding sequence ATGCGTAAAGATGTAATAGGTTTGGTTCCGGCAGCCGGTATGGGTACACGGCTGTCTCCGTTGCCATTCAGCAAGGAGCTTTACCCGATTGGTTTTGAAAGAAGCCGGGAAGATAGTACAAAGGAATACCCCAAAGTGGTTTCTGCTTACCTGCTGGAACAAATGCGTGCGGCCGGAGCTGAGAATATTTATTTTATCATACGTAAAGGCAAATGGGACATACCTAATTACTTTGGCGACGGAAGCCGGCTGAACCTGAACCTGGCTTACCTGATTATGCAACAACCTTATGGTGCACCCTTCTCTCTTGATCAGGCTTATAATTTCGTGCGCGGCAAAACAGTAGTCTTTGGCTTTCCCGATATTCTGATAGAACCCCAGGACGCTTTTACGCAACTACTGGCGCATCAACATCAAACAAATGCAGATGTCGTGCTGGGTGTACACCAGGTAGAGCATCCGCATAAGTGGGATATGGTAGCCCTGACAGAGACAGGTGAGGTGACTACCATCCTGCCAAAGCCTGAAAAGTCGGATCTAAGCCATGCTTGGGCCTTTGCCTGCTGGGGAGAGCTGTTTACCGATTTTATGCACCAGTACCTGTACGAGTTACTGGCCAGGCAAAGAAACACCGAAGCTTCTTTTGAAGTAAGTGTAGGAGAAGTTATTCAGGCTGCTATCGACAACGGGTTGCGGGTGCAATCCGTATGCTTTCACGGATACAGCTGCCTGGATGTAGGCACACCCGAAGACCTTAAAAAAGCCATACAGGCACATACACATTAG
- a CDS encoding NAD(P)H-dependent oxidoreductase, giving the protein MIIVDTALAKRHAEQNPVRVALVGAGFMGRGIALQICQYVQGMELVAISNRDTTKAKRAYTEAGVLEVEEVSSVSKLEENIRQGKYSITDDAMLLCEAGGIDAIIEVTGAIEFGTNVALRAIQNGKHIIMMNAEVDGTVGPILKVYADKAGVVFTNADGDQPGVQMNLYRFVKSLGVKPVVCGNIKGLHDPYRNPTTQKGFAEKWGQNPAMVTSFADGTKISYEQAIVANGTGMRVAKRGMHGPTVPTGTPLKEVVQTLYPLEDVLEGPGIVDYVVGAEPGPGVFVLGTHDHPTQQHYLNLYKLGEGPLYLFYTPYHLCHFEVPSTVARAVLFNDAALTPIAGPVVEVVAAAKIDLKAGQVVDGLGHYMTYGLCENADTTQLENLLPIGVAEGCVLKHDIPKDKVLTYDDVILPEGRLVDKLRKEQAAYFASTEANRDHLLSQLQNKAETSVA; this is encoded by the coding sequence ATGATTATAGTAGATACTGCCCTGGCTAAACGCCATGCAGAACAAAATCCGGTGAGAGTAGCCCTGGTGGGAGCAGGTTTTATGGGACGTGGTATTGCCCTTCAGATCTGCCAGTATGTGCAGGGAATGGAACTGGTAGCTATCTCGAACCGAGATACAACAAAAGCAAAGCGTGCCTATACAGAGGCAGGAGTACTGGAGGTAGAAGAGGTGTCTTCTGTTTCTAAACTGGAAGAAAACATCCGCCAGGGGAAATACAGCATTACGGACGATGCCATGCTGCTTTGCGAAGCAGGAGGTATCGATGCCATTATAGAAGTAACCGGTGCCATTGAATTCGGTACGAATGTGGCTCTGCGTGCCATCCAGAATGGCAAGCACATCATTATGATGAATGCTGAAGTTGACGGTACAGTTGGGCCAATCTTAAAAGTTTACGCCGACAAGGCAGGCGTAGTATTCACCAATGCCGATGGCGATCAGCCTGGCGTTCAGATGAACCTGTACCGTTTTGTGAAATCATTAGGCGTAAAGCCAGTAGTTTGTGGCAACATTAAAGGCTTGCACGACCCATACCGCAACCCAACTACGCAAAAAGGCTTTGCAGAGAAGTGGGGGCAAAACCCTGCCATGGTAACATCTTTTGCGGATGGTACTAAAATATCGTACGAGCAGGCGATAGTAGCTAACGGTACGGGAATGCGTGTGGCTAAGCGCGGGATGCACGGGCCTACAGTACCAACCGGAACACCATTAAAAGAGGTGGTGCAAACGCTTTATCCGCTGGAAGATGTGTTGGAAGGACCTGGCATTGTAGACTATGTGGTGGGTGCTGAGCCCGGACCAGGTGTGTTTGTGCTGGGTACGCACGATCATCCGACACAGCAGCATTACCTGAACCTGTACAAGCTGGGCGAAGGACCGCTGTACCTGTTCTATACACCATACCACCTGTGCCATTTCGAAGTGCCGTCTACTGTTGCGCGTGCTGTGCTGTTTAACGATGCAGCCTTAACACCAATTGCTGGTCCTGTAGTAGAGGTAGTGGCAGCTGCTAAAATAGACCTGAAAGCTGGCCAGGTAGTGGATGGTTTAGGACATTATATGACCTATGGCTTGTGCGAAAACGCAGATACGACGCAACTGGAAAACCTGTTGCCAATCGGTGTGGCAGAAGGTTGTGTGCTGAAGCACGATATTCCGAAAGACAAAGTGCTGACGTACGATGATGTTATTTTGCCTGAAGGCAGATTAGTAGATAAACTCAGAAAAGAGCAGGCTGCTTACTTTGCTTCAACAGAAGCTAACCGTGACCATTTGCTGTCTCAGCTTCAAAATAAAGCGGAAACGTCTGTAGCTTAA
- the rfbC gene encoding dTDP-4-dehydrorhamnose 3,5-epimerase, with the protein MIFTETKLKGAFIIDVKRLEDERGFFGRSWCQREFEEHGLTANVVQANVSYNKKKGTLRGMHYQLSPYEETKLVRCTRGAIYDVIIDLRPDSPTYKQWIGVELTADSYRMLFVPEQFGHGFITLEDNTDVTYQVTQFYTPGAERGIRYNDPAFNIEWPIEPQIISEKDKAHPDFVNEFVKSNNGQLLV; encoded by the coding sequence ATGATATTTACAGAAACAAAATTAAAAGGCGCGTTTATTATTGATGTAAAGAGGCTTGAGGATGAGCGTGGCTTCTTTGGCCGTTCCTGGTGCCAGCGCGAGTTTGAAGAGCATGGCCTTACAGCTAACGTAGTGCAGGCGAACGTGTCCTACAATAAGAAGAAAGGCACGTTGCGTGGAATGCACTACCAGTTATCTCCTTACGAAGAAACAAAACTGGTTCGTTGTACCCGTGGTGCTATTTACGATGTTATTATAGACCTTCGCCCCGATTCACCAACCTACAAGCAGTGGATAGGAGTAGAGCTTACGGCTGATAGCTACCGCATGCTGTTTGTGCCGGAGCAGTTCGGCCATGGCTTTATCACGCTGGAAGACAATACAGATGTTACATACCAGGTAACACAATTCTACACTCCTGGAGCTGAAAGAGGAATCCGTTACAACGATCCTGCTTTCAACATCGAATGGCCTATTGAACCACAGATCATTTCTGAAAAAGACAAAGCGCACCCAGACTTTGTGAATGAATTTGTGAAATCGAACAACGGACAGCTACTGGTATAA